The proteins below come from a single Dermacentor albipictus isolate Rhodes 1998 colony chromosome 7, USDA_Dalb.pri_finalv2, whole genome shotgun sequence genomic window:
- the LOC135907283 gene encoding mucin-2-like: MSAPKKPGSRRAGRREPRDSAPPADSGETSATPAAHGAAGGSAPGRRRRASSAVAATRTALAAAACRDDGVAAEGASPRRADRSTFAASRRRRAAADAPARPVPATRRLLADPPPAAEPRTAGTAVTTPSQCGDTLAPRAASKVKRAAASSKSPQAGPGASSRRSGPPSVEAACESSSTAAAQLHDGSPRRASVSAERQLPRVAKRGAPVKTSRSVLTHTPRTRRVLEPSPAAAAPSVSARVSSALRTAMDAVFHRRPPVHGGAPSGVPLRQASATRVLPRPAAPKPQDACPATRRSSERALLRPSAEANEDALYYRTLFVVTGKHTNQLLPVSVHNAPVTTVAPVEITPGARLPRAPLEIVRAPRLSAGAPEPRMAPLAAPQMLRGAGPRVLTDPSFRQRHPYPPRVPLTGAVLGASQMEMSVAQGDPSRRDPAQQVNLTQLTGPDALKASSQHPPTSEMAHVAPEGHIQPTMHNVIPGTFLSRPEMVDAATEVSETRLARLDALRVKADHVSEATQTMPEMQQKTFEQPPSAETLNTGPEVRYTQPTNCNVVPNEAQQLGSVEVAQHPPSSVVANEAPKCLEGQPIRPNALPVRPEHMPSAALVSETPELSRAQLPKPDALPVTVQHPSPKEVDKVVVAHPPGLANINDNSPPESEHVTALKQNETIGCASPEHGAGTEATDLKLTTKLMSASESDIDRAHIHCSASDAAAAARTSAAENQHQIPRREIGAPSSHLPQDDGKLKQHSQQKEPLEKETGHGNIAAPTEANTVATAMISSAVDVPESRLSLAQQSQHTSAATFHGDDRSTQSQQAEIVQTGLSSQVSPDSAGPKSSCASLPPEIGTLSDMMNTIVAEIPCETGTAQNHASASHLPLHSEEPRRNSCVALPGEIGTIYDVINAVVSEISRITDIAQDEASTSDLPLHSKEPSRGKEADKEFHSFVASALTATAAAPSPAAPSPVACRLVLAADKRHPPETPVTTHGEKEAQQSSPTGASDERGKSRLTGATACEPMELPTPDIELAPRKEASAEDQTVYAQPETRPLVASYHQDKGRRSTGVLSPASPPELPETHGAKAPVQQLSPTVASDEPDESRLAGTTGCDPRVSASDACIALAPQKEASKEVLNAHAEPETRLLVASYHQDKGRRSTGVLSPASPPETRPTARAKAPSDKSPATSPVTSSKEGETDTNRPKTKARTLRPLLASFGHGAGSASRSLSRTASPNYGSLSPGIVSPGSPFSPASNEGSVKTKFLYRELLAAVSPDADAGFKIAQSTMSPSPGMSLVNLPYEAALSPNVLSGSSSPHASRAYATSLSGKVPIYRPLVAAVGRPRSTTTPASSPQSHEHEQFVTERRELQSPSSKSETKANNVKESSVKTLQAERAEMGKIETKKTSGKSSPVGHTNESKTPAKAPPPKESSVKAVPAGPTSKNKTAPKEPSVEAVGTGRTSTSETPPPKESSPKATVAGHTIGNKTLPPKEPPVKAVPAGLAIASKTPPKESSVGHTNANKAPDSNLSEIPGRADKFPEKRLASEELKSGAYKDVPEGRTSMSETTQQSCRTRASSASVTTYRTTDNSMTSTKNENVDPTETSKSYDQKSVIEGEAKLAKFFLPKDVDPARAGSATPCSASVPHMEAQKEQGSSYRESSEKDEKCRKPSAAERPVGPNMVLGPNSKPVAGTQMSQQVIGRPPGREAQNIFLFAGSEGEARLPKLFPAAAVSKEEENQKPSSPQTTGTPQIKPSEKAPSSASVTPAHGAQPPKASAHLSQPGMSGAGEALPHLKNKHGAAEPSAEASMVKLSEIREGDDNEFEFPAYRQYTAMFQSPQPAEVMSPPASWEQGELKKKKKHKSKKRKGADVAGMGPEGRKTEEPSPQTNAAGAVGAAPEGNSQAPHAMEHDQDYGYTSCCLMLLFVLAVMLLVLGLAHVVDITWSTVALNITVTEATRASSVAAAGLLFCSSELCNREADYIKSLLEGSTAGPCENFYDHVCGSWATAHPLGKNKGTGAMVSTDTIIQDQLVASLLALLPSNQESDVSLAVSLYNACADRSKESLATASVTRLLSSWAIKQWPREAAATTRESWTFAGEIMRDLGLATFLDMVNGAGPGEATVVELSKPKHVFSCNDALRPSVVMQFRDAVSDIASAFSESPDTALIDEIMTVFIRLASSPREPSVAELEELKFGGYVVVKLSEVDAAISDFLRVAFDSASMFDTTTTVKLKSSRYVRNYLPAALRELPARAVMNYEAFLALVRLAPFLPEKHSALRQLFFMDLRGRTLADAADSRTLCLMAVETVLPSCLVKLSASLFRTDDERGLIADRLAHLENVFSRRISNLAWISEYEALVHRYQLKRRRVAFFGHGNESCVDASTAAGYPAEKPAEFYHAVARSQQRAKLQAKNASSLPPTLLSPMRTHASYDASRRRVPVPVALFNASVPSNDSLFTLHLSRYAVRFYHALVERLFDAAFESDSLGSADDLQRRLELLLNCFEEDLGQLPRILRRPTPPPDPALSRGAVLEQTVALQIAYGAFKELLAVQHSQVADRRYAKLPDMSSERLFLVYYALDNCETSDEDYLEHEGHLLPAAYRVNLPLRHLVEFAHVFGCSADSEGMTRFPLGRRTSCAVVLPDSWTMGGHRR, encoded by the exons GTAACAACGCCGTCCCAATGCGGCGACACCTTGGCGCCTCGGGCAGCTTCCAAAGTCAAGCGGGCCGCAGCGTCGTCGAAGTCGCCGCAGGCGGGTCCGGGTGCATCGTCTCGCCGGAGCGGGCCCCCCTCCGTCGAGGCTGCCTGCGAGAGCAGCAGCACGGCCGCGGCACAGCTGCACGATGGCTCGCCGCGCCGTGCCTCCGTGTCCGCGGAACGGCAGCTGCCTCGTGTTGCAAAGC GCGGCGCCCCGGTCAAAACGAGTCGGAGTGTCCTCACACACACCCCGAGGACACGGAGGGTTCTCGAGCCGTCCCCggcagcagctgctccgagcgtCTCCGCTCGAGTCTCGTCCGCATTGCGCACCGCCATGGACGCCGTTTTCCACCGGAGGCCGCCGGTCCACGGCGGGGCACCGAGCGGCGTGCCGCTGCGgcaggcgagcgcaacgcgcgtGCTGCCCAGACCGGCGGCGCCCAAGCCGCAAGACGCGTGCCCCGCGACACGCCGCTCCTCCGAACGCGCCTTACTGCGACCTTCTGCTGAAGCGAACGAAGACGCTTTATATTACCGTACTCTGTTCGTAGTCACCGGGAAACATACAAACCAACTACTTCCGGTCTCGGTGCACAATGCGCCCGTTACGACTGTTGCGCCCGTCGAAATTACACCGGGCGCCCGTTTGCCCCGGGCGCCGCTCGAGATCGTTCGGGCACCCAGGTTGTCGGCGGGTGCTCCCGAGCCGCGAATGGCGCCGCTTGCAGCGCCACAAATGCTTAGGGGCGCTGGTCCGCGGGTGCTCACTGACCCGAGCTTTCGGCAACGCCATCCTTACCCTCCACGTGTGCCATTGACGGGTGCGGTCCTGGGCGCCTCACAGATGGAAATGTCCGTAGCTCAAGGAGACCCTTCACGCCGAGACCCTGCACAGCAAGTGAACCTAACGCAACTGACAGGGCCTGACGCGCTGAAGGCATCATCGCAGCATCCGCCGACATCAGAAATGGCCCATGTTGCGCCGGAAGGTCATATACAGCCGACAATGCATAACGTTATACCGGGAACATTCCTTTCACGCCCGGAAATGGTGGATGCAGCCACGGAAGTGAGCGAAACACGATTGGCTAGGCTGGACGCGCTGCGAGTCAAAGCCGATCATGTCTCTGAAGCGACACAGACAATGCCTGAGATGCAGCAGAAAACATTTGAGCAGCCACCATCTGCGGAAACGCTCAATACTGGCCCAGAAGTGCGTTACACACAGCCTACTAACTGTAATGTGGTGCCAAATGAAGCCCAGCAATTAGGGTCTGTGGAAGTCGCTCAGCATCCGCCATCATCGGTAGTTGCTAACGAAGCGCCAAAGTGCCTCGAAGGGCAGCCTATTAGGCCTAACGCACTACCGGTTAGACCTGAGCATATGCCGTCCGCGGCGTTGGTCAGTGAAACACCCGAACTGAGCAGAGCACAACTCCCGAAGCCTGACGCGCTGCCGGTAACAGTCCAGCACCCGTCGCCTAAAGAAGTAGACAAAGTTGTTGTGGCACATCCGCCAGGCCTTGCCAACATCAATGACAATTCGCCACCGGAAAGCGAGCACGTGACTGCTCTCAAACAAAACGAGACAATTGGTTGTGCTTCGCCCGAGCACGGAGCCGGCACAGAAGCCACCGACCTGAAGCTGACAACGAAGCTGATGTCAGCCAGCGAAAGTGACATAGATCGCGCGCACATTCACTGCTCAGCAAGCgacgcggctgctgccgcgaggACATCGGCTGCAGAGAATCAGCACCAAATTCCACGCCGAGAAATAGGAGCTCCTTCATCGCACCTGCCACAAGACGATGGAAAGCTGAAACAGCACTCGCAACAGAAGGAACCTTTAGAAAAAGAAACTGGGCATGGAAATATTGCTGCACCAACCGAGGCTAATACCGTAGCTACTGCCATGATAAGCTCTGCTGTCGATGTTCCAGAATCGCGGCTTTCACTTGCTCAGCAGAGCCAACACACCTCAGCTGCCACCTTTCATGGCGATGACCGAAGTACACAAAGCCAACAAGCTGAAATTGTACAAACTGGGCTTTCTTCACAAGTAAGCCCCGACTCTGCTGGACCAAAGAGCTCTTGTGCTTCGCTACCCCCAGAAATTGGTACACTTTCAGACATGATGAATACCATCGTGGCCGAAATTCCGTGTGAGACAGGCACTGCACAAAATCATGCGAGTGCATCTCACTTGCCCTTGCACTCCGAAGAGCCGCGAAGGAACTCTTGTGTTGCGCTACCGGGAGAAATTGGTACAATTTACGACGTGATCAATGCCGTCGTTTCCGAAATTTCGCGTATAACCGACATAGCACAAGATGAAGCGAGCACGTCTGATTTGCCCTTGCACTCTAAGGAGCCATCACGGGGAAAGGAAGCGGATAAAGAGTTCCACTCTTTCGTCGCTTCAGCGCTCACCGCAACTGCTGCGGCACCTTCTCCCGCAGCACCATCACCTGTCGCATGCAGGTTAGTGTTGGCGGCCGACAAACGGCATCCACCTGAAACACCCGTCACGACACACGGAGAGAAAGAGGCCCAGCAATCGAGTCCGACCGGAGCGAGCGACGAGCGAGGCAAGAGTCGGCTGACCGGAGCGACTGCCTGTGAACCAATGGAATTGCCGACGCCAGACATTGAGCTTGCCCCGCGAAAGGAAGCCTCCGCAGAAGACCAAACTGTCTATGCACAGCCCGAAACGCGGCCGCTTGTCGCGTCCTACCATCAAGACAAAGGCCGGAGGAGCACAGGAGTTCTCTCACCAGCCTCGCCACCTGAGCTTCCTGAGACGCACGGTGCGAAAGCTCCGGTCCAGCAATTGAGTCCGACGGTAGCGAGCGACGAGCCAGACGAGAGTCGGCTGGCCGGAACGACTGGCTGTGATCCGAGAGTGTCGGCGTCAGACGCCTGCATCGCGCTTGCCCCACAAAAAGAAGCCTCTAAGGAAGTATTAAACGCCCATGCAGAGCCTGAAACGCGGCTGCTTGTCGCGTCCTACCATCAAGACAAAGGCCGAAGGAGCACAGGTGTTCTCTCACCTGCCTCGCCACCTGAAACGCGCCCTACAGCCAGAGCTAAAGCGCCATCTGACAAGTCACCTGCAACAAGCCCAGTAACGTCATCAAAAGAGGGCGAAACTGACACGAATAGACCAAAGACGAAGGCGCGCACTCTTCGACCCCTCCTAGCGTCATTTGGACACGGTGCCGGATCAGCGTCGAGGTCATTGTCGCGCACAGCGTCACCTAATTACGGTTCCTTGTCGCCGGGTATTGTTTCACCGGGATCACCATTTTCCCCAGCTTCAAACGAAGGAAGCGTTAAAACGAAATTTCTGTATAGAGAACTGCTCGCCGCGGTAAGTCCTGACGCAGATGCAGGTTTCAAGATAGCGCAGTCCACGATGTCGCCAAGTCCTGGCATGTCCTTGGTAAATTTACCTTATGAAGCCGCATTGTCACCAAATGTTCTGAGTGGCAGTTCTTCGCCACATGCATCGAGGGCTTATGCCACGAGTCTCTCCGGCAAAGTGCCCATTTACAGACCGTTAGTAGCTGCTGTAGGACGACCTCGTAGCACCACTACACCTGCTTCGTCCCCTCAATCACACGAGCATGAACAATTTGTAACAGAGCGCCGCGAACTTCAGAGCCCTTCGTCGAAATCTGAGACCAAGGCAAACAACGTTAAGGAATCTTCGGTGAAAACATTGCAAGCGGAACGTGCTGAAATGGGCAAGATTGAAACTAAGAAGACTTCTGGGAAATCTTCACCGGTAGGACACACCAATGAGAGCAAAACTCCAGCCAAAGCTCCACCACCTAAGGAGTCTTCGGTCAAAGCAGTACCAGCAGGACCCACCAGTAAGAATAAAACTGCACCTAAGGAGCCTTCGGTGGAAGCAGTAGGGACAGGCCGCACCAGTACAAGCGAAACTCCACCACCTAAGGAGTCTTCGCCGAAAGCAACAGTAGCGGGACACACCATTGGAAACAAAACTCTGCCACCCAAAGAGCCTCCGGTGAAAGCAGTACCGGCAGGACTCGCCATTGCGAGCAAAACTCCACCTAAGGAGTCTTCGGTCGGACACACTAATGCGAATAAAGCTCCCGACAGTAACTTGTCGGAAATTCCAGGTCGCGCTGACAAATTCCCGGAGAAGCGACTGGCTTCAGAAGAGTTGAAGAGCGGTGCTTACAAAGACGTCCCTGAGGGGCGCACCAGCATGTCAGAGACAACGCAGCAGAGTTGTAGGACGCGAGCGAGCTCCGCTAGTGTCACCACTTACAGGACTACAGATAACAGCATGACTTCAACAAAGAATGAAAACGTAGATCCTACAGAAACGTCGAAAAGTTACGATCAGAAAAGTGTGATTGAAGGCGAAGCAAAGCTTGCCAAGTTCTTTTTGCCGAAAGACGTGGATCCCGCAAGGGCAGGCAGCGCTACACCATGCTCAGCGTCAGTGCCTCACATGGAAGCACAGAAAGAGCAAGGGTCTTCGTATAGAGAGAGTTCGGAGAAAGATGAAAAATGTCGCAAGCCATCAGCGGCGGAGCGTCCCGTGGGCCCCAACATGGTGCTTGGGCCAAATTCGAAACCAGTTGCCGGAACGCAAATGTCGCAACAAGTAATTGGGAGGCCGCCCGGAAGGGAGGCCCAAAACATTTTTCTGTTTGCCGGGTCGGAAGGGGAAGCCAGGCTTCCTAAATTATTTCCGGCAGCGGCAGTCTCCAAAGAAGAGGAAAACCAGAAACCCAGTTCACCACAAACCACCGGAACACCACAAATCAAGCCTTCTGAAAAAGCACCATCGTCGGCATCCGTAACGCCTGCGCACGGTGCTCAACCTCCGAAAGCGTCTGCACATTTAAGCCAACCAGGGATGAGCGGGGCTGGTGAGGCATTGCCGCACCTAAAGAATAAGCATGGCGCAGCTGAGCCCTCGGCGGAAGCTTCTATGGTTAAGCTGTCTGAAATCCGAGAAGGCGACGACAATGAGTTCGAGTTTCCGGCGTACAGACAGTACACTGCAATGTTTCAATCCCCTCAACCCGCCGAAGTCATGTCGCCACCTGCGTCTTGGGAACAAGGCgagctgaagaaaaagaaaaagcacaaatCCAAGAAGCGCAAGGGCGCTGACGTTGCTGGAATGGGACCGGAAGGCAGAAAGACGGAAGAGCCGAGTCCACAGACGAATGCGGCGGGAGCTGTGGGTGCAGCACCGGAAGGGAACAGCCAGGCACCACACGCCATGGAGCACGACCAGGATTACGGTTACACGTCGTGCTGCCTGATGCTTCTGTTTGTGTTGGCCGTGATGCTTCTAGTGCTAGGGCTCGCTCACGTGGTCGACATTACTTGGTCCACGGTTGCGCTGAATATCACCGTCACGGAGGCGACTAGGGCCAGTTCTGTGGCCGCCGCCGGCCTCTTGTTCTGCTCGTCCGAACTCTGCAACCGCGAAGCAGACTACATCAAATCCCTCCTGGAGGGCAGCACCGCGGGGCCGTGCGAGAATTTCTACGATCACGTGTGCGGGTCCTGGGCTACGGCGCACCCGCTGGGCAAGAACAAGGGCACCGGCGCTATGGTATCGACCGACACCATCATTCAAGATCAGCTGGTCGCCAGTCTTCTGGCGCTGCTGCCGTCGAACCAGGAGTCTGACGTCAGCTTGGCCGTGTCTCTATACAATGCGTGCGCTGATCGCAGCAAGGAATCCTTAGCGACTGCGTCCGTGACGCGTCTCCTCAGCTCTTGGGCGATAAAGCAGTGGCCGAGAGAAGCTGCTGCCACTACGCGAGAATCGTGGACCTTTGCCGGTGAAATTATGCGAGACCTAGGCTTAGCCACATTCCTTGATATGGTAAACGGTGCGGGTCCCGGTGAGGCTACTGTCGTCGAACTGAGCAAACCTAAGCACGTCTTCTCGTGCAACGACGCTTTAAGACCCTCTGTGGTGATGCAGTTCCGCGACGCTGTGAGCGACATCGCCTCCGCGTTTAGCGAAAGCCCGGACACAGCGCTTATCGACGAAATTATGACTGTGTTCATTCGTCTCGCTTCGAGCCCGCGAGAGCCTAGCGTCGCTGAGCTCGAAGAACTCAAGTTCGGCGGCTACGTCGTGGTTAAACTTTCCGAAGTAGACGCGGCGATCAGCGACTTTTTGCGCGTGGCGTTCGACAGTGCCTCTATGTTCGATACGACGACGACCGTGAAACTAAAGTCATCCCGATACGTCCGGAACTACCTTCCCGCTGCGCTGCGCGAACTTCCTGCCAGGGCTGTTATGAACTACGAAGCTTTCCTCGCGCTCGTACGGTTAGCCCCCTTCCTACCGGAAAAGCACTCAGCATTGCGCCAGCTGTTCTTCATGGATCTCCGCGGCAGGACACTCGCCGACGCCGCAGACTCCAGGACGCTGTGCTTAATGGCTGTGGAGACCGTACTGCCTTCCTGCCTCGTCAAACTCTCGGCGAGCCTGTTCCGTACGGACGACGAGCGTGGGCTTATTGCAGACAGGCTGGCGCATTTGGAGAACGTTTTCAGCCGCCGCATCTCTAACCTGGCCTGGATAAGCGAGTACGAGGCGCTCGTCCACCGCTATCAGCTCAAGCGACGGCGAGTGGCATTCTTCGGACACGGGAACGAGTCTTGCGTGGACGCCTCCACCGCAGCCGGCTACCCGGCGGAAAAGCCCGCTGAGTTCTACCACGCCGTCGCACGTTCCCAGCAGCGGGCGAAGCTACAAGCCAAGAACGCCAGCAGCCTTCCACCCACCCTGTTGTCTCCAATGCGTACGCATGCCAGCTACGACGCGTCGAGACGGCGCGTGCCTGTTCCCGTCGCGCTGTTCAACGCATCGGTGCCCAGTAATGACAGCCTGTTCACGCTGCACCTGTCCCGCTACGCTGTGCGCTTCTACCACGCACTGGTCGAGAGGCTGTTTGACGCCGCCTTCGAAAGCGATTCGCTAGG TTCCGCAGACGACCTTCAGAGGCGCCTGGAGCTTCTCCTGAACTGCTTCGAGGAAGACCTCGGGCAGCTGCCGCGTATCCTCCGACGCCCAACGCCGCCGCCCGACCCTGCGCTGTCCAGGGGCGCAGTGCTCGAGCAGACGGTGGCACTGCAGATTGCATACGGCGCTTTCAAG